A stretch of the Clostridiales bacterium genome encodes the following:
- a CDS encoding glycosyltransferase family 2 protein translates to MDLLSIVISTFKGEDGIYDCVASAMAQDYPQYEVIVVDDNGEGTESQVKTSKILEPFFHYSNFKYITHKKNINGSAARNTGIREASGSFIAFLDDDDILHSNSIRARYECLNRHNAEYGVVFSSFAQYIDGKKDFECIYSFDGNILFDYLSEKIHSPSSVLMVRRSVINDIGLWDEEFRRHQDWEYVTRILSKYKACSISDITVDRIVTWRNNAKKPELFEEQREFFLAKMKPIIMSLDKKQIKQVYFAHYTDVGKNYLKHKKIIKALKLALKSGSFIKAVYIYIKAAYVYFMKSR, encoded by the coding sequence ATGGATTTATTATCGATTGTTATTTCGACTTTCAAAGGCGAGGATGGGATATATGATTGTGTTGCTTCTGCAATGGCACAAGATTATCCTCAGTATGAAGTTATAGTAGTTGATGATAATGGTGAAGGAACTGAGTCACAAGTTAAAACGAGTAAAATTCTTGAGCCATTTTTCCATTATTCAAATTTTAAGTATATTACCCACAAAAAGAATATAAACGGATCAGCTGCAAGAAATACTGGGATTCGAGAAGCGTCAGGATCGTTTATAGCTTTCTTAGATGACGATGATATTCTGCACAGTAATAGTATCCGAGCAAGATATGAATGCTTAAATAGACATAATGCTGAGTATGGAGTGGTTTTTTCATCATTTGCTCAATATATTGATGGGAAAAAGGACTTTGAGTGCATTTACTCATTTGATGGGAATATTTTATTCGATTATCTTTCGGAAAAAATTCATAGTCCATCAAGCGTCTTAATGGTACGAAGAAGCGTAATTAACGATATAGGGCTATGGGATGAAGAGTTTAGACGACATCAGGACTGGGAGTACGTTACAAGAATTTTGTCGAAATACAAAGCGTGTTCAATCTCTGATATTACAGTAGATCGGATAGTAACATGGAGAAATAATGCAAAGAAACCAGAATTATTTGAAGAACAAAGAGAGTTCTTTCTTGCCAAAATGAAGCCGATTATCATGTCATTAGATAAGAAGCAAATCAAGCAAGTATATTTTGCTCACTATACAGATGTAGGAAAAAACTATTTAAAACACAAGAAGATTATAAAAGCCTTAAAATTAGCGCTTAAGAGTGGATCCTTTATTAAGGCGGTTTATATATACATTAAAGCAGCATATGTATATTTCATGAAATCAAGGTGA